A portion of the Streptomyces coeruleoprunus genome contains these proteins:
- a CDS encoding roadblock/LC7 domain-containing protein, protein MSQAAQNLNWLITNFVDNTPGVSHTVVVSADGLLLAMSEGFPRDRADQLAAVASGLTSLTAGASRIFEGGAVNQTVVEMERGFLFIMSVSDGSSLAVLAHPECDIGLVGYEMALLVDRAGTVLTPDLRAELQGSLLN, encoded by the coding sequence ATGAGCCAGGCGGCGCAGAATCTGAACTGGTTGATCACCAATTTCGTGGACAACACCCCCGGGGTGTCGCACACGGTGGTGGTCTCCGCCGACGGACTCCTGCTGGCGATGTCCGAAGGTTTCCCGCGCGACCGTGCCGACCAGCTGGCGGCGGTCGCCTCCGGGCTCACCTCGCTGACCGCGGGTGCCTCCCGGATCTTCGAGGGGGGCGCGGTCAACCAGACCGTCGTGGAGATGGAGCGCGGCTTCCTCTTCATCATGTCCGTCTCGGACGGCTCGTCGCTGGCCGTGCTCGCCCACCCCGAGTGCGACATCGGCCTCGTCGGCTACGAGATGGCGCTGCTGGTGGACCGCGCCGGCACCGTCCTCACCCCGGATCTCCGCGCCGAGCTCCAGGGCTCCCTGCTCAACTGA
- a CDS encoding DUF742 domain-containing protein — protein sequence MTPPPASHDPYGASLDDASYGHEGDQPLVRPYAMTGGRTRPRYQLAIEALVSTTADPAHLAGLLPEHQRICHLCREVKSVAEVSALLSMPLGVARILVADLAEAGMVAIHQPGNGEAGGTPDVTLLERVLSGLRKL from the coding sequence ATGACCCCGCCCCCCGCCTCTCACGATCCCTACGGCGCGTCGCTCGACGACGCGTCGTACGGACATGAAGGCGATCAGCCGCTGGTTCGCCCCTATGCGATGACCGGTGGCCGGACGCGACCCCGGTACCAGCTCGCCATCGAGGCGCTGGTGTCGACCACGGCCGACCCGGCGCACCTCGCCGGGCTGCTCCCCGAGCACCAGCGGATCTGCCACCTCTGCCGTGAGGTGAAGTCCGTGGCCGAGGTGTCGGCGCTGCTGTCGATGCCGCTCGGAGTGGCCCGGATCCTCGTCGCCGACCTGGCGGAGGCGGGCATGGTGGCGATCCACCAGCCCGGCAATGGAGAGGCCGGCGGTACGCCGGATGTGACGCTGCTCGAAAGGGTGCTCAGTGGACTTCGCAAGCTCTAG
- a CDS encoding GTP-binding protein: protein MDFASSSGGAAPGRSTTSAKIVVAGGFGVGKTTFVGAVSEINPLRTEAVMTSASAGIDDLTHTGGKTTTTVAMDFGRITLDQDLILYLFGTPGQDRFWFMWDDLVRGAIGAVVLVDTRRLADCFPAVDYFENSGLPFVIALNGFDGHQPYTPDEVREALQIGPDAPIITTDARHRADAKSALITLVEHALMARLK from the coding sequence GTGGACTTCGCAAGCTCTAGCGGCGGTGCGGCTCCCGGCCGCTCGACCACCAGCGCGAAGATCGTGGTGGCGGGCGGCTTCGGCGTGGGCAAGACCACGTTCGTCGGCGCCGTCTCGGAGATCAACCCGCTGCGTACCGAGGCCGTGATGACGTCCGCGTCCGCGGGCATCGACGACCTCACGCACACCGGTGGGAAGACGACGACGACCGTCGCCATGGACTTCGGCCGGATCACCCTGGACCAGGACCTGATCCTGTACCTGTTCGGTACGCCGGGTCAGGACCGGTTCTGGTTCATGTGGGACGACCTCGTACGCGGCGCCATCGGCGCGGTCGTGCTCGTCGACACCCGTCGGCTCGCGGACTGCTTCCCGGCCGTGGACTACTTCGAGAACAGCGGCCTGCCCTTCGTCATCGCCCTCAACGGCTTCGACGGCCACCAGCCGTACACCCCGGACGAGGTGCGCGAGGCGCTGCAGATCGGACCCGACGCCCCGATCATCACCACCGACGCCCGCCACCGCGCGGACGCCAAGAGCGCGCTCATCACGCTCGTCGAGCACGCGCTGATGGCCCGGCTGAAGTAG
- a CDS encoding sensor histidine kinase has protein sequence MRRSTKSAAEQQARGNFTPPPRTVAPPADTPVTPPVGSAGKDGGSSSRLSPRNWHVATRLNAILLVPVLVGLVMGGFQVTASVDTWQEARDAEKTAQIVQAASQYGQALLDERDLTAEPLLTAKTPSDRETSAVTEAYAKTDAAKQKFDAAVQGMPSGQGLERRLQLFRAEEPKLQELRQAAYTKVLDPVKTEEGYVKVQHSLMEFSNELGLGTGNVTSFGRTVYAIQLAKAAESLQRSIGMHLLVRPSKSDEVFREQTKAFNSYKYLEQIALLEFISGGTEEDEARLREVMTRKAEEGAKQFQAAGIQPPIAETGDNGAKSVFEGMAQKIGGAEDADAIKELKQTRDGGVTPETWMAVATGKFDAYTEVENELLTKAVAEAARVAEDARNDAFLNGGIVVVALLAAFIMAGLMARQMSRSMRKLRHAALGVAEQRLPMLVDQLSRTEPGKVDTRVEPIPIDTHDEIGEVARAFDQVHREAVRLASEQALLRGNVNAIFTNLSRRNQSLIEGQLTLITDLENNEADPDQLENLFKLDHLATRMRRNGENLLVLAGEEPGRRWDQPVPLVDVMRAASSEVEQYERIELAGVPEAEIHGQAVTDLVHLLAELLENATTFSSPQTKVRVTATRLPDGRVMIEIHDKGIGLTAEDFADINHKLANPPTVDAAVSQRMGLFVVGRLADRHGIRVQLRPSGEQAGTTSLIMLPDAITHGGGGEPLHEDFTVSQIIPEQQSYEAAPMRTAAELGFDDSRYEQQEPASLDPVGRSLMREERRAALGAQLQGGQGEDDRPLFRDEREQQDAYGRQEQDPSYDGAGASYGRQEPQQAAYGQGGGYDQQVSGYDGYAPDGGYQQENGYRDGGYSGGDEYRDGGYAGGDYATGEYPAEQTYAEAGFQGGEPQQPRYDEQFTPQAHQDDWPAQASFTGGYDGGYGSEPESAQGAPASDRDRVGFDRPGSAPDDGHQLTDAGLPRRGSQRPGGGTDQNRHEGRGQQDRTAQQAPPVRQAPQASQAPQAQQSEAGGTDEWRSANDERWQRAGKLKEPKAGGVTASGLPRRVPKANLIEGTAEQTPQGGPQVSRAPEDVRGRLSNLRRGVQKGRNAGTDMNGSATYDRHSGPGSTYNQER, from the coding sequence GTGAGGCGAAGCACGAAGAGCGCCGCGGAGCAGCAGGCGCGGGGCAACTTCACCCCGCCGCCGCGCACAGTGGCGCCGCCTGCGGACACGCCCGTGACACCCCCGGTGGGTTCCGCCGGCAAGGACGGCGGGAGCTCCAGCCGCCTGTCCCCGCGCAACTGGCACGTGGCCACCAGGCTGAACGCCATCCTTCTCGTACCGGTGCTGGTCGGCCTGGTCATGGGTGGCTTCCAGGTGACGGCTTCGGTCGACACCTGGCAGGAGGCCCGGGACGCGGAGAAGACTGCGCAGATCGTCCAGGCGGCCTCGCAGTACGGCCAGGCGCTGCTCGACGAGCGTGACCTCACGGCCGAGCCGCTGCTCACCGCCAAGACCCCGTCCGACCGCGAGACGAGCGCCGTCACCGAGGCGTACGCCAAGACGGACGCCGCGAAGCAGAAGTTCGACGCCGCGGTCCAGGGCATGCCCTCGGGGCAGGGCCTGGAGCGCCGTCTGCAGCTGTTCCGCGCGGAGGAGCCGAAGCTCCAGGAGCTGCGCCAGGCCGCGTACACGAAGGTCCTCGACCCGGTGAAGACCGAAGAGGGCTACGTCAAGGTCCAGCACTCGCTGATGGAGTTCTCCAACGAACTCGGCCTCGGCACCGGCAACGTCACCAGCTTCGGCCGTACCGTCTACGCCATCCAGCTGGCCAAGGCCGCCGAGTCGCTGCAGCGTTCGATCGGCATGCACCTGCTGGTGCGGCCGAGCAAGAGCGACGAGGTCTTCCGCGAGCAGACGAAGGCGTTCAACTCGTACAAGTACCTGGAGCAGATCGCTCTCCTGGAGTTCATCTCGGGCGGTACCGAGGAGGACGAGGCCCGGCTGCGCGAGGTCATGACCCGCAAGGCCGAGGAGGGCGCCAAGCAGTTCCAGGCCGCGGGCATCCAGCCGCCCATCGCCGAGACCGGCGACAACGGCGCCAAGTCCGTCTTCGAGGGCATGGCCCAGAAGATCGGCGGCGCCGAGGACGCCGACGCCATCAAGGAGCTGAAGCAGACCCGCGACGGCGGCGTCACGCCCGAGACGTGGATGGCGGTCGCCACCGGCAAGTTCGACGCCTACACCGAGGTCGAGAACGAGCTGCTGACCAAGGCCGTGGCCGAGGCCGCCCGGGTCGCCGAGGACGCCCGCAACGACGCGTTCCTCAACGGTGGCATCGTCGTGGTCGCGCTGCTCGCGGCGTTCATCATGGCCGGCCTCATGGCCCGCCAGATGAGCCGCTCGATGCGCAAGCTGCGCCACGCCGCCCTCGGTGTCGCCGAGCAGCGCCTGCCGATGCTGGTCGACCAGCTGTCGCGCACCGAGCCCGGCAAGGTCGACACCCGCGTCGAGCCCATCCCGATCGACACGCACGACGAGATCGGCGAGGTCGCCCGCGCCTTCGACCAGGTGCACCGCGAGGCCGTCCGGCTCGCCTCCGAGCAGGCCCTGCTGCGGGGCAACGTCAACGCGATCTTCACCAACCTGTCGCGCCGCAACCAGTCGCTGATCGAGGGCCAGCTGACCCTGATCACGGACCTGGAGAACAACGAGGCCGACCCGGACCAGCTGGAGAACCTCTTCAAGCTGGACCACCTCGCCACCCGTATGCGCCGCAACGGCGAGAACCTCCTGGTCCTCGCCGGCGAGGAGCCGGGCCGCCGCTGGGACCAGCCGGTCCCGCTGGTCGACGTCATGCGAGCCGCCTCCTCCGAGGTGGAGCAGTACGAGCGCATCGAGCTGGCGGGCGTGCCGGAGGCCGAGATCCACGGCCAGGCCGTGACCGACCTCGTGCACCTGCTCGCCGAGCTGCTGGAGAACGCCACGACGTTCTCGTCGCCCCAGACCAAGGTGCGCGTCACCGCGACCCGGCTGCCCGACGGCCGCGTGATGATCGAGATCCACGACAAGGGCATCGGCCTCACGGCCGAGGACTTCGCGGACATCAACCACAAGCTGGCCAACCCGCCGACGGTCGACGCCGCGGTCTCCCAGCGCATGGGCCTGTTCGTGGTCGGCCGGCTCGCCGACCGGCACGGCATCCGCGTCCAGCTGCGCCCGTCGGGCGAGCAGGCCGGTACGACGTCGCTGATCATGCTGCCGGACGCCATCACCCACGGTGGCGGTGGCGAGCCGCTCCACGAGGACTTCACGGTCTCCCAGATCATCCCGGAGCAGCAGTCCTACGAGGCCGCCCCGATGCGGACGGCCGCGGAGCTGGGCTTCGACGACTCGCGGTACGAGCAGCAGGAGCCCGCCTCCCTCGACCCGGTCGGCCGGTCCCTGATGCGTGAGGAGCGCCGTGCGGCGCTGGGCGCGCAGCTGCAGGGCGGCCAGGGCGAGGACGACCGCCCGCTGTTCCGCGACGAGCGGGAGCAGCAGGACGCGTACGGCCGGCAGGAGCAGGATCCGTCCTACGACGGCGCCGGCGCCTCGTACGGCCGTCAGGAGCCGCAGCAGGCGGCGTACGGGCAGGGCGGCGGCTACGACCAGCAGGTGTCCGGCTACGACGGCTACGCGCCGGACGGCGGCTACCAGCAGGAGAACGGCTACCGCGACGGCGGCTACTCCGGCGGTGACGAGTACCGCGACGGCGGCTACGCGGGCGGCGACTATGCCACCGGCGAGTACCCGGCCGAGCAGACGTATGCGGAGGCCGGCTTCCAGGGCGGCGAGCCCCAGCAGCCGCGCTACGACGAGCAGTTCACCCCCCAGGCCCACCAGGACGACTGGCCGGCGCAGGCCTCCTTCACGGGCGGCTACGACGGCGGCTACGGCTCCGAACCGGAATCTGCGCAGGGCGCTCCCGCGAGCGACCGGGACCGCGTAGGCTTCGACCGTCCGGGTTCCGCTCCGGACGACGGGCACCAGCTGACCGACGCGGGTCTGCCGCGCCGCGGCAGCCAGCGTCCGGGCGGCGGCACGGACCAGAACCGGCACGAAGGCCGGGGCCAGCAGGACCGGACGGCCCAGCAGGCCCCGCCGGTCCGGCAGGCTCCGCAGGCCTCCCAGGCCCCGCAGGCTCAGCAGAGCGAGGCGGGCGGCACCGACGAGTGGCGTTCGGCGAACGACGAGCGCTGGCAGCGGGCCGGGAAGCTCAAGGAGCCGAAGGCCGGCGGTGTGACGGCGTCGGGACTCCCCCGGCGGGTTCCCAAGGCGAACCTCATCGAGGGGACCGCGGAGCAGACCCCGCAGGGCGGCCCACAGGTTTCCCGCGCCCCCGAGGACGTACGCGGCAGGTTGAGCAACCTGCGGCGTGGTGTCCAGAAGGGACGCAACGCGGGGACGGACATGAACGGATCGGCCACTTACGATCGACACAGTGGCCCGGGTAGTACCTACAACCAGGAGCGTTAG
- a CDS encoding roadblock/LC7 domain-containing protein, protein MSQAAQNLNWLITNFVDNTPGVSHTVVVSADGLLLAMSEGFPRDRADQLAAVASGLTSLTAGASRIFEGGAVNQTVVEMERGFLFIMSISDGSSLAVLAHPDADIGLVGYEMALLVDRAGSVLTPDLRAELQGSLLN, encoded by the coding sequence ATGAGCCAGGCGGCGCAGAATCTGAACTGGTTGATCACCAATTTCGTGGACAACACCCCCGGGGTGTCGCACACGGTGGTGGTCTCCGCCGACGGACTCCTGCTGGCGATGTCCGAAGGTTTCCCGCGCGACCGTGCCGACCAGCTGGCGGCGGTCGCCTCCGGGCTCACCTCGCTGACCGCGGGTGCCTCCCGGATCTTCGAGGGCGGCGCGGTCAACCAGACCGTCGTGGAGATGGAGCGCGGCTTCCTCTTCATCATGTCCATCTCGGACGGCTCCTCGCTGGCCGTCCTCGCCCACCCCGACGCCGACATCGGTCTCGTCGGTTACGAGATGGCCCTTCTCGTGGACCGTGCGGGCAGCGTCCTGACTCCGGACCTGCGTGCCGAACTCCAGGGAAGTCTTCTCAACTAG
- a CDS encoding DUF742 domain-containing protein: MATPPGGHQPYDGAHQTQGDNAQNRFNFPSAPSRQGFQGPYQQPPQPSYDQPYGQHVPRSQPVQQRRRPEPASSSGNHNPLVRPYAMTGGRTRPRYQLAIEALVSTTADPSRLQGQLPEHQRICRLCFEIKSVAEISALLSIPLGVARILVADLAEAGLVAIHQPGGDEAAGGQPDVTLLERVLSGLRKL; encoded by the coding sequence GTGGCAACACCCCCAGGCGGACACCAGCCGTACGACGGTGCTCACCAGACGCAGGGTGACAACGCCCAGAACCGCTTCAACTTCCCCTCTGCGCCCAGCAGACAGGGCTTCCAAGGGCCCTATCAGCAGCCGCCGCAGCCGTCGTACGACCAGCCGTACGGCCAGCACGTACCGCGCAGCCAGCCGGTGCAGCAGCGGCGGCGTCCGGAGCCGGCGTCCTCGTCGGGCAACCACAACCCTCTGGTCCGTCCGTACGCCATGACCGGCGGCCGGACGCGACCCCGGTACCAGCTCGCCATCGAGGCGCTGGTGTCGACCACGGCCGATCCCTCGCGGCTGCAAGGGCAGTTGCCCGAGCACCAGCGGATCTGCCGGCTGTGCTTCGAGATCAAGTCGGTGGCCGAGATCTCGGCGCTTCTCTCCATCCCCCTCGGCGTTGCCCGGATCCTCGTCGCCGACCTGGCGGAGGCCGGACTCGTCGCCATCCACCAGCCCGGCGGTGACGAGGCCGCCGGCGGCCAGCCAGACGTGACACTGCTCGAAAGGGTGCTCAGTGGACTTCGCAAGCTCTAG
- a CDS encoding GTP-binding protein, whose translation MDFASSSGGAARSTTSAKIVVAGGFGVGKTTFVGAVSEINPLRTEAVMTSASAGIDDLTHTGDKTTTTVAMDFGRITLDQDLILYLFGTPGQDRFWFMWDDLVRGAIGAVVLVDTRRLADCFPAVDYFENSGLPFVIALNGFDGHQPYTPDEVREALQIGPDTPIITTDARHRADAKSALITLVEHALMARLR comes from the coding sequence GTGGACTTCGCAAGCTCTAGCGGCGGTGCGGCCCGCTCAACCACCAGCGCGAAGATCGTGGTGGCGGGCGGCTTCGGCGTGGGCAAGACCACGTTCGTCGGCGCCGTCTCGGAGATCAACCCGCTGCGTACCGAGGCCGTGATGACGTCCGCGTCCGCGGGCATCGACGACCTCACCCACACCGGCGACAAGACGACGACGACCGTCGCCATGGACTTCGGCCGGATCACCCTGGACCAGGACCTGATCCTGTACCTGTTCGGTACGCCGGGTCAGGACCGGTTCTGGTTCATGTGGGACGACCTCGTACGCGGCGCCATCGGCGCGGTCGTGCTCGTCGACACCCGTCGGCTCGCGGACTGCTTCCCGGCCGTGGACTACTTCGAGAACAGCGGCCTGCCCTTCGTCATCGCCCTCAACGGCTTCGACGGCCACCAGCCGTACACCCCCGACGAGGTGCGCGAGGCGCTGCAGATCGGACCCGACACCCCGATCATCACCACCGACGCCCGCCACCGCGCGGACGCCAAGAGCGCGCTCATCACGCTCGTCGAGCACGCGCTGATGGCCCGCCTGCGGTAA
- a CDS encoding acyl-CoA carboxylase subunit epsilon, which yields MTTPAAESLLRVEKGHAAPEELAAITAVLLARANATAAVPAPRRARSTAGWRRLERQSGFRAAHSWQG from the coding sequence GTGACCACACCCGCCGCCGAATCCCTCCTCCGCGTCGAGAAGGGCCACGCCGCGCCCGAGGAGCTGGCCGCCATCACCGCGGTCCTCCTGGCCCGCGCCAACGCCACGGCCGCCGTGCCGGCTCCCCGCCGCGCCCGCTCCACGGCAGGCTGGCGCCGCCTGGAGCGCCAGTCCGGCTTCCGCGCGGCCCACTCCTGGCAGGGCTGA
- a CDS encoding acyl-CoA carboxylase subunit beta — MTVVDETQGEPTDARGRVAELHALREEARRGPSERATEAQHAKGKLTARERIELLLDPESFREVEQLRRHRATGFGLENKKPYTDGVITGWGTVEGRTVFVYAHDFRIFGGALGEAHATKIHKIMDMAIAAGAPLVSLNDGAGARIQEGVSALAGYGGIFQRNTKASGVIPQISVMLGPCAGGAAYSPALTDFVFMVRETSQMFITGPDVVKAVTGEEITQNGLGGADVHAETSGVAHFAYDDEETCIAEVRYLLSMLPSNNRENPPAHPSGDPADRRGDILLDLVPADGNRPYDMHKVIEEIVDDGDYLEIHERWARNIICALARLDGQVVGIVANQPQTLAGVLDIEASEKAARFVQMCDAFNIPILTLLDVPGFLPGVDQEHGGIIRHGAKLLYAYCNATVPRISLILRKAYGGAYIVMDSQSIGADLTYAWPTNEIAVMGAEGAANVIFRRQIADAEDPEAMRARMVKEYKAELMHPYYAAERGLVDDVIDPAETREVLIKSLAMLRTKHADLPSRKHGNPPQ; from the coding sequence ATGACCGTTGTGGACGAGACCCAGGGAGAGCCGACCGACGCCCGCGGGCGCGTGGCCGAGCTGCACGCCCTGCGCGAGGAGGCCCGGCGCGGCCCGAGCGAGCGCGCGACCGAGGCACAGCACGCCAAGGGCAAGCTGACCGCCCGGGAGCGCATCGAGCTGCTGCTGGACCCGGAATCGTTCCGGGAGGTCGAGCAGCTGCGCCGGCACCGGGCGACGGGTTTCGGCCTGGAGAACAAGAAGCCCTACACCGACGGTGTGATCACCGGCTGGGGCACGGTCGAGGGCCGCACGGTCTTCGTCTACGCGCACGACTTCCGGATCTTCGGCGGCGCGCTGGGCGAGGCCCACGCCACCAAGATCCACAAGATCATGGACATGGCCATCGCGGCCGGTGCCCCGCTGGTCTCCCTCAACGACGGCGCCGGCGCCCGTATCCAGGAGGGCGTCTCCGCCCTCGCCGGCTACGGCGGCATCTTCCAGCGCAACACCAAGGCCTCGGGTGTCATCCCGCAGATCTCCGTGATGCTCGGCCCGTGCGCCGGCGGCGCCGCCTACAGCCCGGCGCTGACCGACTTCGTCTTCATGGTCCGCGAGACCTCGCAGATGTTCATCACCGGCCCGGACGTCGTCAAGGCGGTCACCGGTGAGGAGATCACCCAGAACGGCCTGGGCGGCGCCGACGTGCACGCCGAGACCTCGGGCGTGGCGCACTTCGCGTACGACGACGAGGAGACCTGCATCGCGGAGGTCCGCTACCTGCTGTCGATGCTCCCCTCCAACAACCGCGAGAACCCCCCGGCCCACCCGAGCGGTGACCCGGCGGACCGCCGCGGCGACATACTGCTGGACCTCGTGCCGGCCGACGGCAACCGGCCGTACGACATGCACAAGGTGATCGAGGAGATCGTCGACGACGGCGACTACCTGGAGATCCACGAGCGCTGGGCCCGCAACATCATCTGCGCCCTGGCCCGGCTCGACGGCCAGGTCGTCGGCATCGTCGCCAACCAGCCGCAGACCCTGGCCGGTGTCCTGGACATCGAGGCGTCCGAGAAGGCCGCGCGCTTCGTCCAGATGTGCGACGCGTTCAACATCCCGATCCTCACGCTCCTCGACGTGCCCGGCTTCCTGCCCGGCGTCGACCAGGAGCACGGCGGCATCATCCGCCACGGCGCCAAGCTGCTGTACGCGTACTGCAACGCCACGGTCCCGCGGATCTCGCTGATCCTGCGCAAGGCCTACGGCGGCGCGTACATCGTCATGGACTCCCAGTCCATCGGCGCCGACCTGACCTACGCCTGGCCGACCAACGAGATCGCCGTCATGGGCGCCGAGGGCGCCGCCAACGTGATCTTCCGCCGGCAGATCGCCGACGCCGAGGACCCCGAGGCCATGCGCGCCCGCATGGTCAAGGAGTACAAGGCCGAGCTGATGCACCCCTACTACGCCGCGGAGCGCGGGCTCGTCGACGACGTCATCGACCCGGCAGAGACCCGCGAGGTCCTCATCAAGTCCCTCGCGATGCTCCGCACCAAGCACGCCGACCTGCCGTCCCGCAAGCACGGCAACCCGCCTCAGTAA
- a CDS encoding polysaccharide lyase 8 family protein: MPPIPHDWSRRTFLTAATATALALPGPASAAPATARRSTMADEFTDLRRRWVALQLGTGYDPAAEPYASRLAGAGDLATRYQAAMAPTDTSLWPGHPFTPPSGITQSYHRLWTMTQAYAQPGTGRTGDPALLDAVRTGLDHVSARVYNPSTTRYGNWWEWQIGSPRLLMDIVAVLYEHLDPDRIAAACAAVDHFVPDAVLRDYSGTSTGANRVDLCRSVALRGVLGRSPEKTALARDALSPVFPYVTSGDGLYADGSFVQHLWVAYTGTYGQVLLDGLGRLFALLAGSTWAVTDPHRQIVLDSVERAYAPLLRNGLMMDSVNGRAISRGILRNDPRGTMRSDHYHGQGIIAAIALLAAGASPAERDRWHARVKGWIERDTVSPILTAPQFGVADLARLHAVAASPVPAAPEATGHTLFAAMDRAVHRRPGWAANIAMSSDRIAAYECGNGENPRGWHTGAGMLSWWGPGPGTAGDAQYTDWFWPTVDWYRLPGTTVSTKRLADREGGEWGAPKPPVRWVGGVTDGEYAAVGQHVRGLGSTLEARKSWFCAADAVICLGAGITCADGVPVETVVDNRNLGEAGTAALTTGTRWAHLEGHGGWVLPQGTGPLRTLREDRTGAWRDINTSSSTERRTRRYQTLWLDHGTDPAGASYVYLLMPGAARRTVAARAADPGWLRILANTAAHQAAQVPSLGLTFANLWQAGTAGPLTATAPASVLVRRRRGGTATLHIAEPTRTGQPLEITWHRPVRGVLAHDPAIEVLATGRTLRLRVSPGRACAGHRCEVALG; the protein is encoded by the coding sequence GTGCCGCCGATCCCGCACGACTGGTCCCGCCGCACCTTCCTGACCGCGGCCACCGCCACCGCCCTCGCGCTGCCCGGCCCGGCCTCCGCCGCACCCGCCACCGCCCGACGGAGCACCATGGCCGACGAGTTCACCGACCTCCGCCGGCGCTGGGTCGCCCTCCAGCTCGGCACCGGCTACGACCCCGCCGCCGAGCCCTACGCCTCCCGGCTCGCCGGGGCCGGCGACCTCGCCACCCGCTACCAGGCCGCCATGGCCCCCACGGACACCTCCCTCTGGCCCGGACACCCCTTCACCCCGCCCTCCGGCATCACCCAGAGCTACCACCGCCTGTGGACCATGACCCAGGCGTACGCCCAGCCCGGCACCGGCCGCACCGGCGACCCCGCACTCCTCGACGCCGTCCGCACCGGCCTCGACCACGTCTCCGCCCGCGTCTACAACCCCTCCACCACCCGCTACGGCAACTGGTGGGAGTGGCAGATCGGCAGCCCCCGCCTCCTCATGGACATCGTCGCCGTCCTGTACGAGCACCTCGACCCGGACCGGATCGCCGCCGCCTGCGCCGCCGTCGACCACTTCGTCCCCGACGCCGTGCTCCGCGACTACAGCGGCACCTCCACCGGCGCCAACCGCGTCGACCTGTGCCGCTCCGTCGCCCTGCGGGGCGTCCTCGGCCGGAGCCCCGAGAAGACCGCCCTCGCCCGGGACGCGCTCTCGCCCGTCTTCCCGTACGTCACCTCCGGCGACGGCCTCTACGCCGACGGCAGCTTCGTCCAGCACCTCTGGGTCGCCTACACCGGCACCTACGGCCAGGTCCTCCTCGACGGGCTCGGCCGGCTCTTCGCCCTGCTCGCCGGTTCCACCTGGGCCGTCACCGACCCCCACCGGCAGATCGTCCTCGACAGCGTCGAGCGCGCGTACGCCCCGCTCCTGCGCAACGGCCTGATGATGGACAGCGTCAACGGCCGCGCCATCAGCCGGGGCATCCTCCGCAACGACCCGCGCGGCACGATGCGCAGCGACCACTACCACGGCCAGGGCATCATCGCCGCGATCGCCCTCCTGGCCGCCGGGGCGAGCCCGGCCGAACGCGACCGGTGGCACGCGCGCGTGAAGGGCTGGATCGAGCGGGACACCGTCAGCCCGATCCTCACCGCCCCCCAGTTCGGCGTCGCCGACCTCGCCCGGCTGCACGCCGTGGCCGCCTCACCCGTCCCCGCCGCCCCCGAGGCCACCGGCCACACCCTGTTCGCCGCCATGGACCGGGCCGTCCACCGCCGCCCCGGCTGGGCCGCCAACATCGCCATGTCCTCCGACCGCATCGCCGCCTACGAGTGCGGCAACGGCGAGAACCCGCGCGGCTGGCACACCGGCGCCGGAATGCTCTCCTGGTGGGGCCCGGGACCCGGCACCGCCGGCGACGCCCAGTACACCGACTGGTTCTGGCCCACCGTCGACTGGTACCGGCTGCCCGGCACCACCGTGTCGACCAAACGGCTCGCCGACCGGGAGGGCGGCGAATGGGGCGCGCCCAAGCCGCCCGTGCGCTGGGTCGGGGGAGTCACCGACGGCGAGTACGCCGCCGTCGGCCAGCACGTCCGGGGCCTCGGCTCCACCCTGGAGGCCCGCAAGTCCTGGTTCTGCGCCGCCGACGCCGTGATCTGCCTGGGCGCGGGCATCACCTGCGCCGACGGCGTGCCCGTCGAGACGGTCGTCGACAACCGGAACCTCGGCGAGGCCGGCACGGCCGCGCTCACCACCGGCACCCGCTGGGCCCACCTGGAGGGCCACGGCGGCTGGGTCCTGCCCCAGGGAACCGGACCGCTGCGCACCCTGCGCGAGGACCGCACCGGCGCCTGGCGCGACATCAACACCTCCTCCAGCACCGAACGCCGCACCCGCCGCTACCAGACGCTCTGGCTGGACCACGGCACCGACCCGGCCGGCGCCTCGTACGTCTACCTGCTGATGCCGGGCGCCGCCCGCCGTACCGTCGCCGCCCGCGCCGCCGACCCCGGCTGGCTGAGGATCCTCGCCAACACCGCCGCCCACCAGGCCGCGCAGGTGCCCTCGCTCGGCCTGACCTTCGCCAACCTGTGGCAGGCCGGTACGGCGGGCCCGCTCACCGCCACCGCCCCCGCGAGCGTCCTCGTCCGGCGGCGGCGCGGCGGCACCGCGACCCTCCACATCGCCGAGCCCACCCGGACCGGGCAGCCCCTGGAGATCACCTGGCACCGGCCGGTCCGCGGGGTCCTCGCGCACGACCCGGCGATCGAGGTGCTGGCCACCGGGCGTACCCTCCGACTGCGCGTGTCACCCGGCAGGGCGTGCGCCGGACACCGCTGCGAAGTGGCGCTCGGCTGA
- a CDS encoding NPCBM/NEW2 domain-containing protein, producing MRAETPVLRGGGAARAISAGVAGADYVELVVEDGGDGNGNDHADWGNARFHCGG from the coding sequence GTGCGGGCCGAGACGCCGGTGCTGAGGGGCGGCGGGGCCGCCCGGGCGATCAGCGCCGGCGTGGCCGGTGCCGACTACGTCGAGCTGGTCGTCGAGGACGGCGGCGACGGCAACGGCAACGACCACGCCGACTGGGGGAACGCCCGCTTCCACTGCGGGGGATGA